From Alcaligenes faecalis, the proteins below share one genomic window:
- the miaB gene encoding tRNA (N6-isopentenyl adenosine(37)-C2)-methylthiotransferase MiaB has product MTDTTLSTPASADAATKPARKLFIRTFGCQMNEYDSEKMADILNQDRPVELTTNPEEADIILFNTCSVREKAQEKVFSDLGRVQHLKALNPDLVIGVGGCVASQEGDTIIRRAPYVDVVFGPQTLHRLPELIVKRRNSGRSQVDISFPEIEKFDALPPARVEGYSAFVSIMEGCSKYCSFCVVPYTRGPEVSRPFDDVLMEVADLADQGVREVTLLGQNVNAYRGPTDVAGEIADFAMLLEYVHEIPGIERIRYTTSHPKEMTSRLIAAHGNLPKLVPFLHLPVQAGSDRILAAMKRGYTSLEFKSIVRRLREARPDIVLSSDFIVGFPGETEEDFQKTLKLIRDVNFDQSFSFVYSRRPGTPAADLEDNSTKEEKLDRLHRLQAQINEQAQAISQAMVGSVQRILVEGTSRKDDSELKGRTENNRIINFPGDPRLIGQIVDVHVTQVLTNTLRGEIVTHDRVAGA; this is encoded by the coding sequence ATGACCGACACCACACTCTCTACCCCCGCCAGCGCGGACGCTGCCACCAAGCCTGCCCGCAAACTCTTCATTCGCACCTTTGGCTGCCAGATGAATGAGTACGACTCCGAAAAAATGGCCGACATCCTGAATCAGGATCGCCCCGTGGAGTTGACCACCAACCCCGAAGAAGCAGACATCATCCTGTTCAATACCTGTTCAGTGCGCGAAAAAGCGCAAGAAAAGGTGTTCTCGGATCTGGGCCGGGTTCAGCATTTGAAGGCGCTCAATCCCGATCTGGTGATTGGCGTGGGTGGCTGTGTCGCCAGTCAGGAAGGTGACACAATTATTCGTCGTGCTCCCTACGTGGACGTGGTGTTCGGACCACAGACCTTGCACCGTCTGCCCGAACTGATCGTCAAGCGCCGCAACAGCGGCCGCTCGCAAGTGGACATCAGCTTTCCGGAAATCGAAAAATTCGACGCCCTGCCCCCGGCACGAGTGGAAGGCTATTCGGCCTTTGTGTCCATCATGGAAGGTTGCAGCAAGTACTGCAGCTTCTGTGTGGTGCCCTACACCCGCGGCCCCGAAGTCTCCCGCCCCTTTGACGACGTGCTGATGGAAGTAGCTGACCTGGCCGACCAGGGTGTGCGTGAAGTGACGCTGCTGGGCCAGAACGTGAACGCCTACCGTGGCCCTACCGATGTTGCCGGCGAAATTGCCGACTTCGCCATGCTGCTGGAATACGTGCACGAGATTCCCGGTATCGAGCGTATTCGCTATACCACCTCGCACCCCAAGGAAATGACCTCGCGCCTGATCGCCGCCCACGGCAATCTGCCCAAGCTGGTCCCCTTCCTGCACCTGCCTGTGCAAGCCGGCAGCGACCGTATTCTGGCTGCAATGAAACGCGGCTACACTTCGCTGGAGTTCAAATCCATCGTCCGCCGCCTGCGCGAGGCCCGTCCCGACATCGTCCTGTCCTCGGACTTTATCGTGGGCTTTCCCGGTGAGACGGAAGAAGATTTCCAGAAGACACTGAAACTGATTCGCGATGTGAATTTCGACCAGTCTTTCTCCTTTGTGTATTCCCGTCGCCCCGGCACGCCCGCCGCCGACCTGGAAGACAACTCCACCAAAGAAGAAAAGCTGGACCGCCTGCACCGGCTGCAAGCGCAAATCAACGAACAAGCCCAGGCTATCAGTCAGGCCATGGTGGGCAGCGTGCAACGTATTCTGGTCGAAGGCACCTCGCGCAAAGACGACTCGGAACTGAAAGGCCGTACCGAAAACAACCGCATCATCAACTTCCCCGGCGATCCTCGCCTAATTGGACAAATTGTGGATGTGCACGTAACCCAAGTACTGACCAACACCCTGCGCGGAGAAATCGTGACCCATGACCGGGTTGCAGGAGCCTGA
- a CDS encoding bifunctional diguanylate cyclase/phosphodiesterase — MSALLIWVLLVWLLLISATVTVIYKQNQAETRQQVSSGLLRQLSDISYSVALAAPASSTPARLRQLDQQFQGVVHLLREGGMVDGVMLLPLDKPLLGLVSQLTNEWQRRLMRLDFPVSSEQVLLPAASLNAEDSLFRHNTQQLLDAFDASRESMRAQHRWNVFFMLSLDLVALCLSYFMLRAWAAEPLRQLMAQGRAFTTGNYRAKSTSAGTSETRYLSQILNSCGLQIQQLDAQLSIQQRNLSQLNALCRSLSHNPLLGVYLSRDGRFDFVNKKLAETLGYSRAQLRQEFTVDQVFLAPRFPSLTQVVPDSRSGGSSLRYETRALRYDGKSIDVEICAIPIQLDGRMGMVAVVQDITTRVRNEVTGRLAAVVYENTCEAIVVTDRFGHVVDANPAFSRITGYELDEVRGRTLSILNSGRQDNEFYRKMWREISETGRWQGDIWNRRKNGEDFAERLTISTAWNPDGTVYRHIGLFTDITSHKKREAQMWKQAHYDHLTGLPNRQMFQDRLQQAREQSRRTGLPFALIFMDLDFFKDVNDSLGHEKGDVLLQEVAQRLQRCVRVTDTVARIGGDEFTVIISDISDTSIVERTCRCLLDTIEEPFQLGKNSVSVSASLGITLFPEDGDDAGQLLKNADMAMYAAKACGRNQYCRFLPAMSEAVEARLRFSQDLQKALSEQQFQLYYQPIVDLRTGRVTRAEALIRWEHPQLGLVPPSEFIPFSEDSGLIVLIGEWVFETAAQAAVVLRQELDPAFRVSLNVSPAQFKLNGSCARGWVEYLQNQGIPGDALVVEITERLLLDDQGQALQQLRSLREYGMSVALDDFGTGYSSLSHLKRFSINVLKIDQCYIRNLALSSEDLVLTQAMIVMAQKLGLRVVAEGVTSHEQLDLLNNAGCDFMQGYLCSTPIPADEFVDWCKTWNREHAGGFAGRLSANAPQTLQ; from the coding sequence TTGAGTGCTTTGCTGATTTGGGTGCTGTTGGTCTGGCTGTTGTTGATCTCGGCAACGGTTACTGTCATTTACAAGCAAAATCAGGCGGAAACTCGTCAGCAGGTCAGTAGCGGCCTCTTGCGTCAGCTCTCTGACATCAGCTATTCCGTGGCCTTGGCCGCGCCCGCCAGCTCGACTCCCGCTCGTTTGCGCCAATTGGACCAACAGTTCCAAGGGGTGGTGCATTTGCTTCGGGAAGGGGGCATGGTTGATGGAGTCATGTTGCTGCCACTGGACAAACCCTTGCTGGGCCTGGTGTCCCAGCTGACCAATGAATGGCAACGGCGTTTGATGCGCCTGGATTTCCCGGTCAGCTCGGAGCAAGTGCTTTTGCCTGCCGCCAGTCTGAACGCGGAAGACTCCCTGTTTCGCCACAACACCCAGCAATTGCTGGATGCCTTTGACGCCTCGCGCGAAAGCATGCGTGCCCAGCATCGCTGGAACGTGTTTTTCATGCTGAGCCTGGATTTGGTTGCGCTGTGCCTGTCTTACTTCATGTTGCGAGCCTGGGCCGCTGAGCCTTTGCGACAGCTGATGGCGCAAGGGCGAGCCTTTACGACTGGCAACTACCGGGCCAAAAGTACCAGTGCCGGCACTAGTGAAACGCGTTATCTGTCACAAATACTGAATTCCTGCGGTTTGCAGATTCAGCAGCTGGATGCTCAGCTTTCTATTCAGCAACGCAATTTATCCCAGCTCAACGCCCTATGTCGCAGTTTGAGTCACAACCCTTTATTGGGAGTTTATTTATCCCGTGATGGCCGCTTTGATTTCGTCAATAAAAAGCTGGCCGAGACATTGGGATATAGCCGCGCGCAATTGCGTCAGGAGTTCACGGTTGATCAGGTTTTTCTGGCGCCGCGATTTCCTTCCTTGACTCAGGTGGTGCCCGATTCGCGATCTGGCGGCAGCAGCTTGCGCTATGAAACGCGGGCACTACGCTATGATGGCAAATCCATTGATGTAGAAATTTGCGCTATTCCCATTCAGCTGGACGGCCGTATGGGAATGGTAGCGGTGGTGCAGGACATCACCACGCGGGTACGCAACGAAGTGACAGGCCGTCTGGCCGCTGTGGTATACGAGAACACTTGCGAAGCAATCGTGGTGACGGACCGTTTTGGTCACGTGGTGGATGCCAATCCGGCTTTTAGCCGTATTACGGGTTATGAGCTGGACGAAGTGCGCGGCCGCACCCTGTCTATCTTGAACTCCGGCCGTCAGGACAACGAGTTCTACCGCAAGATGTGGCGCGAGATTTCAGAAACGGGACGCTGGCAGGGCGATATCTGGAATCGTCGCAAGAATGGCGAAGATTTTGCCGAACGCTTGACGATCAGCACGGCCTGGAATCCGGATGGCACGGTGTATCGCCATATTGGCTTGTTTACCGACATTACCAGTCATAAAAAGCGTGAAGCGCAGATGTGGAAGCAGGCACATTACGACCATTTGACTGGCTTGCCCAATCGTCAGATGTTCCAGGATCGCTTGCAGCAAGCTCGCGAACAATCCCGCCGTACCGGTTTGCCGTTTGCGCTGATTTTCATGGATCTGGATTTTTTCAAGGATGTGAACGACTCCCTGGGGCATGAGAAGGGTGATGTGCTGTTGCAGGAAGTGGCCCAGCGTTTGCAGCGCTGCGTACGGGTAACGGATACCGTGGCCAGGATAGGCGGGGATGAATTTACCGTCATTATTTCGGATATCAGTGATACCTCCATTGTGGAGCGCACCTGTCGCTGCCTGTTGGACACCATTGAAGAACCCTTCCAGTTGGGCAAGAACTCGGTATCAGTCTCTGCCAGCCTGGGCATTACCCTGTTCCCCGAAGACGGTGATGATGCCGGTCAGCTGTTGAAAAATGCGGATATGGCCATGTATGCCGCCAAGGCTTGTGGCCGCAATCAATATTGTCGTTTCTTGCCTGCCATGAGCGAAGCCGTGGAAGCACGTTTGCGTTTCTCCCAGGACTTGCAGAAAGCCTTGAGCGAGCAGCAGTTTCAGCTTTATTACCAGCCTATCGTGGATCTGCGTACGGGGCGTGTCACGCGTGCCGAGGCCCTGATTCGCTGGGAGCACCCGCAGCTGGGCTTGGTGCCGCCATCAGAGTTCATTCCTTTTTCCGAAGATTCCGGGCTGATTGTCCTGATTGGTGAATGGGTTTTCGAGACAGCTGCCCAGGCTGCTGTCGTGCTACGGCAGGAGCTGGACCCGGCTTTCAGGGTCAGCTTGAACGTGTCGCCTGCGCAGTTCAAGTTGAATGGCTCTTGCGCGCGCGGTTGGGTGGAGTATTTGCAGAATCAGGGCATCCCGGGGGATGCGCTGGTCGTGGAAATTACCGAACGCTTGTTGCTGGACGACCAAGGGCAAGCCTTGCAGCAGTTGCGCTCCTTGCGTGAGTACGGCATGAGCGTGGCGCTGGATGATTTCGGCACGGGGTATTCGTCCCTGTCGCACCTGAAACGTTTTTCCATCAATGTGCTCAAGATCGACCAGTGTTATATCCGTAATCTGGCCTTGAGCAGTGAAGATCTGGTGCTGACCCAAGCCATGATCGTCATGGCTCAAAAGCTGGGTTTACGCGTCGTGGCCGAAGGGGTAACCAGCCACGAGCAGCTGGATTTGCTCAACAACGCGGGTTGCGATTTCATGCAGGGCTATTTGTGCTCCACGCCTATCCCGGCCGATGAGTTCGTGGATTGGTGCAAGACCTGGAATCGGGAGCATGCCGGCGGCTTTGCAGGGCGGCTCAGTGCAAATGCGCCACAGACTTTACAGTAG
- a CDS encoding ParD-like family protein gives MGIVNIDDELHDQLRKASTVSCRSINAQAAFWIRMGLLCELNPTLSFNEIVAREMKAAGLGEPAVPLDHTEPA, from the coding sequence ATGGGTATCGTGAATATTGATGACGAGTTGCACGACCAGCTGCGCAAGGCGAGTACGGTTTCATGTCGCTCCATCAATGCGCAGGCGGCTTTCTGGATACGTATGGGACTGCTGTGCGAACTGAATCCGACCTTGAGCTTTAACGAGATTGTTGCTCGTGAAATGAAGGCGGCGGGTCTGGGTGAGCCTGCTGTACCGCTGGACCACACGGAGCCAGCATGA
- a CDS encoding HlyC/CorC family transporter: MSDSAPDPEPRPSKASSNNPISRLSAFFNRRHEPEDREDLKSVLVAAHARKVIDDESLSMIAGTLDMANKTVADIMVPRSKIDMLDIAKPLTEMLPIIIETGHSRFPIYETERDNIIGILLAKDLLLSIANPTLDLRPLIRPAVFIPETKRLNVLLHEFRGSRNHLAVVIDEHGGTAGLVTMEDVLEQIVGDIEDEYDEDAEQTIFQAGPDSWRVMALTEIPDFNEAFQTSLPNDDFDTVGGWLASELGHIPRRGDVAQLDGISITVVRADAKRALWLHVQRATPAEPNLEQA; encoded by the coding sequence ATGTCAGACTCTGCTCCCGACCCCGAGCCCCGCCCTTCCAAGGCCAGCTCAAACAATCCCATCTCTCGCTTAAGTGCTTTTTTCAATCGGCGTCACGAACCCGAAGACCGAGAAGACCTTAAGTCTGTCCTGGTTGCGGCCCACGCCCGCAAAGTTATCGACGACGAATCGCTGTCCATGATCGCCGGAACGCTGGATATGGCCAACAAGACCGTGGCCGATATCATGGTGCCCCGCTCCAAGATCGATATGCTGGACATCGCCAAGCCTTTGACCGAAATGCTGCCCATCATTATTGAGACGGGCCACAGCCGCTTTCCGATCTACGAGACGGAGCGCGACAATATCATCGGTATCCTGCTGGCCAAGGATTTGCTGCTGTCGATTGCCAATCCCACACTGGATTTGCGTCCGCTGATCCGTCCTGCCGTATTTATCCCCGAGACCAAGCGCCTTAACGTCTTACTGCACGAGTTCCGTGGCAGCCGCAATCATCTGGCCGTCGTTATTGACGAGCACGGCGGCACAGCAGGTCTGGTCACCATGGAAGACGTACTGGAACAAATCGTGGGCGACATCGAAGATGAATACGATGAAGATGCCGAGCAGACCATTTTCCAGGCCGGCCCCGACAGCTGGCGTGTCATGGCCCTGACTGAAATCCCGGATTTCAACGAAGCTTTCCAGACCAGCCTGCCTAACGATGACTTTGACACCGTGGGTGGTTGGCTAGCGTCCGAATTGGGACATATCCCTCGCCGGGGCGATGTGGCCCAGCTTGATGGCATCAGCATCACCGTTGTACGTGCCGATGCCAAGCGAGCCCTATGGTTGCACGTTCAGCGAGCCACACCCGCCGAGCCTAATCTTGAACAAGCCTGA
- the hxsC gene encoding His-Xaa-Ser system radical SAM maturase HxsC, translating into MRRVKANFEATELHGVWQVVRCEELASQWRPDLRFMVQVANSVERERVVQFRAAGLENVAWVESEDVMAGDVLVPERHLNRAAILHRPSDKHHGLQLTNRCNSYCMMCSQPPTPQNDDWMVREAVEVIRHMRQSPAVLGLSGGEPLLLGERLREVLDAVAIHHPDTQVEVLTNGRLLADSGLSQALLSDLTPSVTWLVPLYGHADFLHDFVVQAHGAYEQTIEGLLNLQAHSQPVQLRIVLIRPVLENLQELCVFIGRNLPFVREVALMACEPIGFALANREMCEVDLVDWHEILLRATRELRRHSVPFLFMNTPLCTLPRELYGYAHQSISDWKNVYSAECDECDVKPSCSGFFAWHERGWKPSKTIKLLLENVE; encoded by the coding sequence ATGCGTCGGGTAAAAGCAAACTTCGAGGCGACCGAGTTGCATGGTGTGTGGCAGGTTGTGAGGTGTGAGGAGCTTGCGTCGCAATGGCGCCCCGACTTGCGCTTTATGGTGCAGGTAGCAAATTCTGTTGAGCGCGAACGGGTCGTTCAGTTCAGGGCGGCAGGCTTAGAGAATGTTGCTTGGGTGGAGTCTGAGGATGTGATGGCAGGAGATGTCCTTGTGCCCGAGCGGCATTTGAATAGAGCGGCCATACTCCATCGCCCATCGGATAAGCATCATGGTTTGCAGTTAACCAATCGTTGTAATAGCTACTGCATGATGTGTTCACAGCCCCCTACGCCGCAGAATGATGATTGGATGGTGCGAGAGGCAGTCGAGGTGATTAGGCATATGCGGCAGTCTCCTGCGGTGTTGGGTTTAAGCGGAGGGGAGCCTTTATTATTAGGCGAGCGCTTGCGAGAGGTATTGGACGCAGTAGCAATCCATCACCCTGATACTCAGGTTGAGGTTCTGACGAATGGACGACTGTTAGCGGACTCAGGCTTGAGCCAAGCTCTTTTGTCTGATCTAACTCCGAGTGTTACCTGGTTAGTGCCTTTATATGGCCATGCTGATTTTTTGCATGATTTTGTCGTTCAAGCGCATGGGGCTTATGAGCAAACGATAGAGGGGCTGTTGAACTTACAGGCACACTCGCAGCCCGTTCAGCTGCGTATTGTATTGATAAGGCCCGTCCTGGAAAATTTGCAGGAGCTATGTGTCTTCATTGGACGTAATTTACCCTTTGTGCGGGAAGTCGCCTTGATGGCGTGTGAGCCTATTGGTTTTGCTTTGGCTAACAGAGAGATGTGCGAGGTTGATCTTGTCGATTGGCATGAGATCTTGTTGAGGGCCACGCGGGAGTTGAGGCGACATTCTGTGCCTTTCCTCTTTATGAACACGCCTCTATGCACGTTGCCGCGAGAGCTCTATGGATATGCACATCAGAGTATTTCTGATTGGAAAAATGTTTACTCAGCAGAGTGCGATGAGTGTGATGTAAAGCCTAGTTGTTCCGGTTTCTTTGCCTGGCATGAGCGTGGTTGGAAGCCATCCAAAACGATAAAACTATTGCTAGAGAATGTGGAATGA
- the lnt gene encoding apolipoprotein N-acyltransferase: protein MNKPDSKPLPQALGVALLLVLGGLHALSFSIGPLPSWILPFYQITLLAIACSQIMAAKSVRQAFGRSYLFGLGHFGVGIYWLYISMHQYGGMPSWMAALGVLLLAAALAVFPALASAVWQKLRPNHDSDAWLPRLLLSAGWASCWALSEWLRGNLLTGFPWLNIGYAHAEGMFTGWAPVIGVYGLAWLSAFSAAVIAQFAASKDKNQSPSSAIGIGIAMIFGLIGISLPHIAWVQPHGAPFIARLVQGNIDQSAKFGPNMSEGIERYYELANLPAKSPEDAPRLIVLPETVIPVLQNRLETSFWLRWTELAQRHQANLVLGVPMDRGTVNGKLSYTNSALLISPETQPQDIINSTASYYDKHHLVPFGEFIPTGFQWFVDMMNIPLGDFHRGALPQAPFKMAEGRVAPNICYEDVFGEEIIQAVQGSPGQEGATLLLNISNLGWFGDSWALSQHLQISRMRALETGRPMLRATNTGMTAAIDPYGRIRAVLPPLTPGVLDVEVQGTTGLTPYVKYGNLPFLIWAGLLLILFAWRSRRQP from the coding sequence TTGAACAAGCCTGATTCCAAACCTTTACCCCAGGCGCTTGGCGTCGCTTTATTGCTGGTCCTGGGGGGCTTGCATGCCCTGTCCTTCTCCATTGGCCCACTGCCATCCTGGATTCTGCCCTTCTACCAGATCACCTTGCTGGCCATTGCCTGCTCACAGATCATGGCTGCAAAGTCCGTGCGTCAAGCCTTTGGTCGCAGCTATTTGTTCGGACTGGGTCATTTTGGCGTAGGGATTTACTGGCTTTACATCAGCATGCACCAGTATGGTGGTATGCCCTCGTGGATGGCCGCCCTGGGCGTTTTGCTGCTGGCCGCGGCCCTGGCCGTCTTCCCGGCTCTGGCTTCGGCAGTTTGGCAAAAGCTGCGCCCCAATCACGATAGTGATGCCTGGCTACCACGATTGTTGTTATCAGCAGGCTGGGCAAGCTGCTGGGCACTTAGCGAATGGCTACGTGGCAATTTGCTGACTGGCTTCCCTTGGCTGAATATCGGCTACGCCCACGCGGAAGGGATGTTTACCGGCTGGGCACCCGTTATCGGCGTCTATGGTCTGGCCTGGCTATCGGCCTTCAGCGCCGCCGTGATTGCACAGTTTGCCGCTTCCAAAGACAAGAACCAAAGCCCTTCCAGCGCGATCGGCATTGGTATTGCCATGATTTTTGGCCTGATCGGTATCAGCCTGCCGCATATTGCCTGGGTTCAGCCCCATGGCGCGCCCTTTATTGCCCGTCTGGTGCAAGGCAATATCGACCAAAGCGCCAAGTTCGGTCCCAATATGAGTGAAGGCATAGAGCGTTACTACGAGCTGGCCAATTTACCGGCCAAGTCTCCTGAAGACGCTCCACGACTGATTGTGCTGCCTGAAACGGTTATCCCTGTTTTGCAAAACCGTCTGGAAACCAGCTTCTGGCTGCGTTGGACAGAGCTGGCACAGCGCCATCAGGCCAATCTGGTACTGGGCGTGCCCATGGACCGTGGCACTGTCAACGGCAAGCTGAGCTACACCAACAGCGCCTTGTTGATCAGCCCGGAGACTCAACCCCAGGACATCATCAACAGCACGGCCAGCTATTACGACAAGCATCATCTGGTGCCTTTCGGCGAGTTCATCCCCACCGGCTTTCAGTGGTTTGTGGACATGATGAACATTCCGCTAGGAGATTTCCATCGCGGCGCCTTGCCGCAAGCGCCCTTCAAGATGGCGGAAGGCCGTGTGGCCCCCAACATCTGCTATGAAGACGTGTTTGGTGAAGAGATCATCCAGGCCGTACAAGGCAGCCCCGGCCAGGAAGGCGCTACCTTGCTGCTGAACATCAGCAATCTGGGCTGGTTTGGCGATTCCTGGGCCTTGAGCCAGCACTTGCAGATCTCGCGCATGCGGGCTCTGGAAACCGGCCGCCCCATGCTACGTGCCACCAATACCGGCATGACGGCAGCCATTGATCCTTATGGCCGTATTCGTGCGGTTCTGCCGCCCCTGACCCCGGGCGTGCTGGATGTGGAAGTCCAGGGCACTACGGGCCTGACTCCCTATGTGAAGTACGGCAATCTGCCCTTCTTGATCTGGGCAGGTCTGTTGCTGATTCTTTTTGCCTGGCGCTCTCGCCGTCAGCCTTGA
- the ybeY gene encoding rRNA maturation RNase YbeY, whose translation MPDLSLSVQYAVDCPELSRSRIRRWMQRTIDMAVERIHPEDRFTALSATLRIVDAEEGQSLNLSYRERDYATNVLTFEYGQDEDGVVSGDIVLCLPVLKREAQEQHKPFLHHAAHLVVHGCLHSLGYDHIEEDEAEDMEALETAVLASLRIPDPYQER comes from the coding sequence ATGCCTGATCTGTCCTTAAGCGTCCAGTACGCTGTTGATTGTCCCGAGCTGAGCCGCTCCCGTATCCGCCGCTGGATGCAGCGCACGATTGATATGGCGGTCGAACGTATCCACCCCGAAGATCGCTTCACCGCCCTGTCCGCCACCTTGCGCATTGTGGACGCCGAAGAAGGCCAAAGCCTGAACCTAAGCTACCGGGAACGCGATTACGCCACCAATGTACTGACCTTTGAATATGGTCAGGACGAAGATGGCGTGGTCAGCGGGGATATCGTGTTGTGCCTGCCCGTTCTGAAGCGTGAAGCCCAGGAACAGCACAAACCGTTTCTGCACCACGCAGCCCACCTGGTTGTGCACGGCTGTCTGCACTCCCTGGGTTACGACCACATTGAAGAGGACGAGGCCGAGGACATGGAGGCACTGGAAACAGCCGTGCTGGCCAGCCTTCGCATCCCCGATCCGTATCAGGAACGCTAG
- the hxsA gene encoding His-Xaa-Ser repeat protein HxsA, whose amino-acid sequence MSRFIKNISLFLASITPFSVKSADARVTVTDLALDAFSLPQAVPLRPLNFETDNLFAAHRSHSSHRSHSSHRSHYSGSSGRTYSAPARVPVTPLYGGGATATTPRSLAPSSGRSSSGAAAGAGTSAAGAVGAAMGNVELTRSEKLKLQVMRVQIQLISLGLYDGAVDGVLGAQTVQALKQFQLLKSLPASGQMTTETMNALGVPVVN is encoded by the coding sequence ATGAGTCGCTTCATTAAAAATATCAGTTTGTTCCTGGCAAGCATTACGCCATTTTCCGTAAAGTCTGCTGATGCGAGAGTGACAGTTACCGACCTGGCGCTCGATGCTTTTTCCCTTCCTCAGGCAGTGCCTTTGCGGCCTCTCAATTTTGAGACAGATAATTTGTTTGCGGCACATCGCTCGCACTCCAGTCATCGGTCTCACTCTAGCCATCGTTCACACTATTCAGGTTCGAGCGGTCGTACATATTCAGCGCCTGCGCGGGTGCCTGTTACACCTTTGTATGGGGGAGGGGCAACGGCCACAACTCCACGCTCGCTTGCGCCATCAAGTGGCCGCTCTTCTTCTGGCGCAGCAGCGGGAGCAGGTACAAGTGCCGCCGGGGCGGTCGGAGCAGCGATGGGGAATGTAGAGTTAACTCGTAGTGAGAAATTGAAATTGCAGGTGATGCGGGTGCAGATTCAGCTTATCTCTCTTGGTTTGTATGACGGGGCTGTGGATGGTGTTCTGGGGGCGCAAACGGTACAAGCACTTAAGCAGTTTCAGCTACTAAAGTCTTTACCGGCTAGTGGTCAGATGACAACTGAAACGATGAATGCTCTGGGCGTGCCAGTAGTGAATTAA
- a CDS encoding PhoH family protein: protein MTSQRRRMPTALRLDGDNTHLANLCGPLDENIKQIAIAYDVTLRRRGSHVSIEGERAEEAAKAIDWFHSRAVHRALNIDDIQLGLVELGASRSHEKEAKPEPLPELPPVGQEEISLRTAKRDLRPRTPGQREYLRNILNNDINFGIGPAGTGKTWLAVACAIDALERESVHRLVLTRPAVEAGERLGFLPGDLAQKVDPYLRPLYDALYDLMGVEKVQRLFEKQIIEIAPLAYMRGRTLNHAFVILDEAQNTTPEQMKMFLTRIGFGSKAVITGDPTQVDLPKGQRSGLNHAVKVLENVQGISCSRFSSRDVVRHPLVARIVDAYERAGDA from the coding sequence ATGACTAGCCAACGCCGCCGCATGCCCACTGCCTTGCGCCTGGACGGGGACAATACCCATCTGGCCAATCTGTGTGGCCCTCTGGACGAGAACATCAAGCAGATTGCCATTGCCTACGACGTCACCTTGCGTCGGCGTGGCAGCCATGTTTCGATTGAAGGCGAGCGCGCGGAGGAGGCTGCCAAGGCCATTGACTGGTTCCATTCGCGCGCGGTGCACCGCGCGCTGAATATTGACGATATTCAGCTGGGTCTGGTGGAACTGGGCGCCAGCCGCAGTCACGAAAAAGAGGCAAAGCCCGAGCCCTTGCCCGAGCTGCCTCCCGTTGGCCAGGAAGAAATCTCCCTGCGTACCGCCAAGCGTGATCTGCGTCCCCGCACGCCCGGGCAGCGCGAATACCTGCGCAACATCCTGAACAACGACATCAACTTCGGCATAGGCCCGGCCGGTACCGGCAAGACCTGGTTGGCGGTGGCCTGCGCCATTGATGCGCTGGAACGTGAATCCGTGCACCGTCTGGTGCTGACACGGCCCGCTGTAGAAGCGGGGGAGCGTCTGGGCTTTTTGCCCGGCGATCTGGCGCAAAAAGTCGATCCCTATCTGCGGCCTCTGTACGACGCTCTGTATGACTTGATGGGCGTGGAGAAAGTCCAGCGTCTGTTCGAGAAGCAAATCATCGAAATTGCACCGCTGGCCTATATGCGTGGCCGCACGCTGAACCATGCTTTTGTGATTCTGGACGAAGCCCAGAACACCACGCCGGAACAAATGAAAATGTTCCTGACCCGCATCGGTTTTGGCAGCAAGGCCGTGATTACCGGCGACCCCACCCAGGTGGATCTGCCCAAAGGTCAGCGCAGTGGCTTGAATCATGCCGTCAAGGTACTGGAAAACGTGCAGGGTATTTCCTGCTCACGTTTCAGCAGCCGCGATGTGGTGCGCCACCCTCTGGTTGCGCGAATTGTGGACGCCTACGAACGAGCTGGTGATGCCTGA